Proteins from one Oscillatoria sp. FACHB-1407 genomic window:
- a CDS encoding sulfotransferase, protein MARQNQKVCFIAGTGHSGSTLLGLILGSHSQVFYAGEAAKTRFLQNETKKLAKRVCKICGEHCPVWEDFQISQTPDLYEQISIKVNQPVVVDSTKNVDWIRQQLISLKSTSTEPFLIFLQRDGRAVINSRIRKYPTQSPHALIADWQTQIQKTNQLFEEFSYAKMKVRYEQLATDPTEVMQQICNLLDLEYQPEMLNYANHEHHVLGGNDGTQFLVAQAQRDRIQTPFVQLSERNRYYYENHSSHITLDLRWQHELDPAIAQLFEDMAGQDNQELQWDT, encoded by the coding sequence TTGGCTCGTCAGAATCAAAAAGTTTGTTTTATTGCAGGAACGGGTCACTCCGGTTCCACTCTCTTGGGGTTGATTCTAGGCAGTCACTCCCAGGTGTTTTATGCCGGAGAAGCCGCAAAAACTCGGTTTTTGCAAAATGAAACGAAAAAATTAGCAAAACGAGTCTGCAAAATTTGTGGCGAACATTGCCCTGTGTGGGAAGACTTTCAGATTAGTCAAACCCCCGATTTGTATGAACAAATCAGTATCAAAGTGAATCAACCCGTCGTGGTTGATTCTACTAAGAATGTGGATTGGATTCGACAGCAACTCATCTCATTGAAATCGACTTCTACGGAGCCGTTTCTGATTTTTTTGCAACGGGATGGACGGGCCGTAATCAACTCTCGGATTCGTAAATATCCGACTCAATCGCCTCATGCATTAATTGCAGATTGGCAAACTCAAATTCAAAAAACGAATCAGTTGTTTGAAGAATTTTCTTACGCCAAAATGAAAGTTCGTTATGAGCAATTGGCGACCGATCCAACAGAAGTTATGCAACAAATTTGTAATCTGTTAGATCTTGAATATCAACCTGAAATGTTGAATTATGCTAATCATGAGCATCATGTCTTGGGAGGCAATGACGGAACTCAATTCCTCGTTGCTCAAGCTCAACGCGATCGCATCCAAACCCCTTTTGTCCAATTATCAGAGCGCAATCGATACTATTACGAAAATCATAGTTCACACATTACGTTAGACCTGCGATGGCAACATGAACTTGATCCAGCGATCGCCCAATTGTTTGAAGACATGGCAGGTCAAGACAATCAAGAATTGCAGTGGGATACGTAG
- a CDS encoding sulfotransferase family protein: protein MTQKIDLVFRTIGERTSAIALELAIQNIQPHQVHIIENIKPFSAAVNHMLTINYDCDFVVFMDADCLILEDMAHFLQNNQYPYVDCYVLDKFRGHIHQGVHITRIDLVQHMKQVKVPEYDLKYVLRPESRVRAIALAELKLSKQFKPFRIFHDFFQSYTDIFAKMALRELRSRTHHTKIQLTAAQRYWQERADDLDFVVAHHAVKYTHAAIAPDAAPEEIAAFIAELPNIAAIEVPKLNLPAQPALTMVEIEAKARSQWNWQLSRTSQTSPSEVNVRRDRKVFGIGLSRTGTKSLTAALYTLGLRTIHYPDDETTLRELSEGNCNFSVLQHYDGITDITTIPYYMQLDKLFPGSQFILTVRDKQAWLDSMERHWSGRPAFGDEDENQLNIDKEVHLKIRRFLRAAVYGCYEFNADRLSYVYDLHHKLVLDYFRDRPESLLVLNICGGQGWEDLCQFLGTPVIDQPFPYTKKQSALMALMS from the coding sequence ATGACGCAAAAAATTGATCTGGTGTTTAGAACGATTGGGGAACGAACTTCGGCGATCGCTCTAGAGTTAGCTATTCAAAATATTCAACCGCATCAAGTTCACATTATTGAAAACATTAAACCGTTTTCTGCCGCAGTCAATCACATGTTGACAATTAATTATGACTGCGATTTTGTTGTGTTTATGGATGCCGATTGTTTGATTTTGGAAGACATGGCTCACTTCCTGCAAAATAATCAGTATCCCTACGTAGATTGCTACGTACTCGACAAATTTAGAGGACATATTCATCAAGGGGTTCACATTACGCGCATTGATTTAGTGCAACACATGAAACAGGTCAAAGTCCCCGAATATGACCTGAAATATGTCTTGCGACCAGAGTCGAGAGTTCGGGCGATCGCTCTGGCAGAACTGAAATTGAGCAAGCAATTTAAGCCCTTCAGAATCTTCCACGATTTCTTTCAGTCCTACACCGACATCTTTGCCAAGATGGCACTGCGCGAACTGCGGAGCCGCACCCATCACACCAAAATTCAACTGACAGCCGCACAACGCTATTGGCAGGAACGAGCCGACGATCTTGATTTTGTTGTTGCTCACCATGCCGTGAAATACACCCATGCGGCGATCGCACCGGATGCTGCTCCAGAGGAGATAGCTGCTTTTATTGCTGAGTTGCCGAACATAGCGGCTATAGAGGTGCCTAAACTCAACTTGCCAGCACAACCTGCACTAACCATGGTAGAGATTGAGGCAAAAGCCAGAAGCCAATGGAATTGGCAGTTATCACGAACCTCCCAAACCAGCCCATCAGAGGTGAATGTCAGACGCGATCGCAAGGTATTTGGCATTGGTTTGAGCCGCACCGGAACTAAAAGCCTGACGGCTGCCCTCTATACGTTAGGGCTTCGCACGATTCACTATCCCGATGATGAAACGACGCTGCGAGAACTGAGCGAGGGCAACTGCAATTTTTCAGTGCTGCAACACTACGACGGCATCACCGATATCACTACCATTCCCTATTACATGCAACTCGATAAGCTGTTTCCTGGAAGCCAGTTCATCTTAACGGTGCGTGACAAACAAGCATGGCTCGACTCCATGGAACGCCATTGGTCGGGTAGACCTGCCTTTGGTGATGAGGATGAAAATCAACTCAACATTGACAAAGAAGTTCACTTGAAGATCCGCCGATTTCTACGCGCAGCGGTTTACGGCTGTTATGAATTCAACGCCGATCGCCTGTCCTACGTCTACGACCTGCACCACAAATTGGTATTGGACTACTTTCGCGATCGCCCAGAGTCCTTATTGGTGCTCAACATCTGCGGAGGACAAGGCTGGGAAGACTTGTGTCAGTTTTTGGGAACCCCCGTGATTGATCAGCCGTTTCCCTACACCAAAAAGCAATCGGCATTGATGGCGTTGATGAGTTAA
- the cobO gene encoding cob(I)yrinic acid a,c-diamide adenosyltransferase, with protein MNPNTVTPDETLDASESTTSLTAEQHRLKMQRRKEVQEKRLAERNLEKGLVIVHTGNGKGKTTAALGMVLRSLGHGYRVAIVQFIKGAWEPAEKAALSHWTVSQNGAPPQLEFHAMGEGFTWETQDRDRDIAVAQAAWQKALTYISNPEFKLVLLDEINVALKLGYLPVEQIVSGLANKPADSHVILTGRGAPNELIEVADLVTEMSLVKHPFREQGVKAQAGIEF; from the coding sequence ATGAACCCCAACACCGTGACCCCAGACGAAACCCTGGATGCTTCTGAAAGCACCACATCACTAACTGCTGAACAGCATCGCCTCAAAATGCAGCGTCGCAAGGAGGTGCAGGAAAAGCGACTGGCAGAACGCAACCTGGAAAAGGGACTCGTGATCGTTCACACTGGAAACGGCAAGGGCAAAACCACGGCCGCCCTGGGAATGGTGTTGCGATCGCTCGGTCATGGCTATCGGGTGGCGATCGTCCAGTTCATTAAAGGTGCGTGGGAACCTGCCGAAAAAGCCGCACTGAGCCACTGGACGGTGAGCCAAAACGGCGCACCCCCGCAGCTAGAGTTTCATGCGATGGGGGAGGGCTTTACCTGGGAGACACAAGATCGCGATCGCGATATTGCCGTAGCTCAAGCCGCATGGCAAAAAGCGTTGACTTATATCAGCAATCCTGAGTTTAAATTGGTTCTGCTTGATGAAATTAATGTTGCTCTCAAGTTGGGTTATTTGCCCGTTGAACAAATCGTGTCAGGTTTAGCCAACAAACCTGCCGATTCTCACGTCATCCTCACAGGCAGAGGTGCCCCGAATGAGTTAATTGAAGTCGCTGATTTGGTCACCGAAATGTCATTGGTGAAGCATCCCTTTCGAGAGCAGGGTGTTAAAGCTCAAGCAGGAATTGAGTTTTAA
- a CDS encoding phosphoribulokinase, whose amino-acid sequence MVHRPIILGIVGDSAAGKTTLTRGIAQVLGEENVTVICTDDYHRYDRQQRAELGISALHPDCNYLDIIQQHLGLLRTGQPILKPIYNHSTGKFDPPEYIKPNQYVIVEGLLGYSTRGMRDSYDVKVYLAPPEELRTGWKIKRDTSKRGYNREQVLDQLRQREPDSEAYIRPQRQWADVIVTFYPSENDGQNDLLLNASLILRPTIPHPDLSTILGADGNHLGSAIRLELDRDMGKPVDVLQIDGHATVEQVIELERVLCNEVPYLGKFCNLQGNPTIGKVVGTTGEMLQSYPLALTQLLITYHMLKAANFHP is encoded by the coding sequence ATGGTTCATCGCCCAATTATCCTGGGGATTGTTGGTGACAGTGCCGCTGGAAAAACGACACTCACCAGAGGAATTGCTCAAGTCTTGGGCGAGGAGAACGTGACTGTTATCTGTACCGATGACTACCACCGCTACGATCGCCAACAACGGGCAGAGTTAGGCATTTCAGCCCTGCATCCCGACTGCAACTATCTCGACATCATTCAGCAACACCTCGGCTTGTTGCGAACTGGGCAACCCATCCTGAAACCCATCTATAACCACAGCACAGGCAAGTTTGACCCACCCGAATACATCAAACCGAACCAATACGTCATCGTGGAGGGGCTATTGGGCTACTCTACTCGTGGGATGCGTGACAGCTATGATGTCAAGGTGTATCTGGCTCCGCCTGAAGAGTTGCGGACAGGTTGGAAAATCAAGCGTGACACGAGTAAGCGAGGCTACAACCGGGAGCAGGTACTTGACCAACTCCGTCAGCGGGAACCCGACTCGGAAGCTTACATTCGTCCGCAACGGCAATGGGCAGATGTGATTGTCACTTTTTACCCATCTGAGAATGATGGACAGAATGATTTGTTGCTGAATGCGAGCCTGATTTTGCGACCGACGATTCCTCACCCAGATCTCAGCACGATTCTCGGTGCTGATGGCAACCATTTAGGGTCTGCGATTCGGTTAGAACTCGATCGCGATATGGGTAAACCCGTCGATGTTCTGCAAATTGATGGTCATGCGACGGTGGAGCAGGTCATCGAGTTGGAACGTGTGCTGTGTAACGAAGTGCCCTATTTGGGCAAATTCTGCAATCTTCAAGGTAACCCCACTATTGGTAAGGTGGTCGGAACCACTGGAGAGATGCTGCAAAGCTACCCTCTAGCGTTGACGCAGTTGTTGATTACTTATCACATGCTCAAAGCCGCCAATTTTCATCCTTAA
- a CDS encoding cation:proton antiporter: MDASLEITLQMVITVIAGISAQVVADYLKVPSIVFLLLFGILLGSDGFGVLHPQRLGTGLEVMVALSVALILFEGGLNLQLRDLSRVSGSLRNLVTIGTLITLVGGGMAAHWLGEFPWAIAFLYASLVVVTGPTVISPLLKQVKVERSVATLLEGEGVLIDPVGAILAVVVLDIILNGGADPVSVVTGLTLRLGIGASIGALGGWLLGLFLKHAKFLSEDLKNLVVLAGIWGLFGIAQSIRSEAGLMTTVVAGIVLRTASLPEERLLRRFKSQLTILAVSVLFILLAADLSIASVFALGQGAVLTVAVLMFVVRPINIGLCTLNSGMTWRQKLFVAWVAPKGIVSASVASLFAILLTQRGINGGDSIKALVFLTILSTVFLQGLTARWVAQLLRITSTQATGAVIVGCNPLSLLIARLFRDRNETVVLIDTDQDACRTARETLGDMRVVASSALDMEVLEGAGLASVGTFLAMTSNGEVNRVLAQRASEEFQPPRVVALFPSDGQPAAASKVQPAFMPQMQLKMWNRYLTDNAVKLGETLLREGELEQQQAHLKSLIEAGDLLPLLLEREGQCQVMSALETWEAGDRIIYLLHDPKPQLLKRLGGSNAPVKLSPEKLPEVEEIPVPVVEPPLQEVQ, encoded by the coding sequence ATGGATGCATCCCTTGAGATAACGCTGCAAATGGTGATCACCGTGATCGCGGGCATCAGTGCTCAGGTGGTGGCAGATTATCTAAAAGTTCCGAGCATCGTCTTTCTGCTCCTGTTTGGCATTTTGCTGGGGTCAGATGGATTTGGCGTGCTGCATCCCCAACGTTTGGGCACCGGGCTTGAGGTGATGGTGGCACTGTCCGTTGCGCTGATTCTGTTTGAGGGTGGGCTAAATCTGCAATTGCGCGATTTGAGCCGTGTATCCGGCAGTTTGCGAAATTTGGTCACGATTGGGACGCTGATCACCCTCGTCGGGGGTGGCATGGCAGCGCACTGGTTGGGTGAGTTTCCCTGGGCGATCGCCTTTCTTTATGCCTCGCTGGTCGTGGTCACGGGACCAACGGTGATTAGTCCCTTGCTGAAGCAGGTGAAGGTGGAGCGATCGGTGGCGACCCTGCTAGAAGGCGAAGGGGTGTTGATCGACCCAGTGGGGGCGATTCTGGCAGTGGTTGTGTTGGATATCATTCTCAATGGCGGTGCTGATCCGGTGTCTGTTGTGACAGGTCTAACCCTGCGATTGGGAATTGGTGCGAGTATCGGAGCTTTGGGAGGATGGCTACTGGGGTTATTTCTCAAGCACGCCAAATTTCTCTCGGAGGATTTGAAAAATCTAGTGGTACTGGCGGGAATCTGGGGTCTGTTTGGCATTGCCCAGTCCATCCGGAGTGAAGCCGGATTGATGACCACGGTCGTTGCGGGGATTGTATTACGTACCGCATCTCTGCCAGAAGAACGGCTTCTGCGACGCTTCAAAAGCCAGTTGACGATTCTAGCGGTGTCGGTGCTGTTTATCCTCCTGGCGGCAGATTTGTCGATCGCCAGTGTGTTTGCCCTGGGGCAGGGAGCCGTTCTCACCGTAGCCGTGTTGATGTTCGTTGTCCGCCCCATCAACATCGGGCTATGTACCCTCAATAGTGGCATGACCTGGCGGCAAAAGCTGTTCGTTGCCTGGGTTGCTCCCAAAGGGATTGTGTCTGCCTCGGTTGCTTCTCTCTTTGCCATTTTGTTGACGCAACGGGGCATTAACGGGGGCGACTCGATCAAAGCCCTGGTATTTCTCACTATTCTCTCCACGGTATTTTTGCAAGGATTGACAGCGCGTTGGGTGGCTCAACTGCTGCGGATCACCTCTACGCAAGCTACCGGAGCGGTAATCGTCGGTTGCAATCCCCTGAGTTTGCTGATTGCTCGCCTGTTTCGCGATCGCAACGAAACGGTTGTCCTGATCGACACCGATCAGGATGCCTGTCGCACTGCCAGAGAAACGCTGGGAGATATGCGAGTTGTTGCCAGCAGTGCCCTGGATATGGAAGTTTTGGAGGGAGCGGGGCTTGCCAGTGTTGGAACGTTTTTGGCGATGACCAGCAATGGGGAAGTCAATCGGGTTTTGGCGCAACGAGCCTCAGAGGAATTTCAACCGCCACGAGTGGTTGCCCTATTTCCCAGTGATGGGCAGCCTGCTGCTGCTAGCAAGGTGCAGCCCGCCTTCATGCCGCAGATGCAGTTAAAGATGTGGAATCGCTACCTGACCGATAATGCGGTTAAGCTCGGCGAAACGTTGCTGCGAGAAGGAGAACTAGAGCAACAGCAGGCACACCTGAAGTCGCTGATTGAAGCGGGCGATCTTTTACCCCTGCTGTTAGAGCGTGAAGGTCAGTGTCAGGTAATGTCTGCTTTAGAAACCTGGGAAGCGGGCGATCGCATCATCTATCTCTTACATGACCCCAAACCCCAACTCCTCAAACGATTGGGCGGTAGCAATGCCCCTGTGAAACTCTCCCCTGAAAAACTGCCGGAAGTGGAGGAAATCCCAGTGCCAGTCGTCGAACCACCATTGCAAGAAGTTCAATAA
- a CDS encoding slr1306 family protein, whose amino-acid sequence MAFATRRPILVGGLGLTFSLWLLESLHPSTTHLGGSIVWAAIALGSGFWWFKQQLLPSKPDVAPLPVDRPSVEKELASVEQRIQLLQTELPDSRTDSTALIAGLRQQLAHLTANLDRKQARLAIMGGRGVGKTTLTHQLAARLMAQAPASDATPSPAESSVGLGATDIAEVSKVDLVLFVTAGDLTDPEFQAVSQLLNRQQRVLMVFNKQDQYLPDERVQVLQSLRDRLQNQMATEDIIAIAAQPAPIKVRRYAADGSLQESVEQSTPDLTGLTERVATILQQEGQRLVLATVMRQAKALKATIQTELNQIRRDRALPLIEQSQWIAAATAFANPVPSLDLLATAAINTQLVMDLGAIYQQPFSLEQAKTVAGNMAELMVKLGLVELSSQAIAPLLKSHVLTYVAGGLMQGISAAYLTRIAGLSLITYFEEQSLLIEAGAEPAFQLDRLTQKLKAVFQDNQRTAFLQTLVKQGIGRLMPDAPTQASLPSA is encoded by the coding sequence ATGGCGTTTGCAACACGGCGACCAATCCTCGTTGGCGGTTTAGGTTTGACCTTTAGTTTGTGGCTTTTAGAGAGCTTGCATCCCAGTACAACCCATCTGGGAGGTAGCATTGTGTGGGCAGCGATCGCCCTGGGTTCTGGCTTTTGGTGGTTTAAGCAACAACTGCTACCTTCTAAGCCGGATGTAGCTCCACTGCCCGTCGATCGCCCCTCGGTTGAAAAAGAGCTAGCCAGCGTTGAACAGCGAATTCAACTGTTGCAAACCGAACTGCCTGACTCTAGAACGGATAGTACAGCCCTGATCGCAGGGTTGCGCCAACAACTTGCCCATCTCACCGCTAATCTCGACCGCAAACAGGCTCGACTGGCAATTATGGGAGGCAGAGGAGTTGGCAAAACTACTCTGACGCATCAATTAGCCGCTCGCCTGATGGCTCAGGCTCCCGCATCGGACGCTACCCCTTCTCCAGCAGAATCGAGTGTGGGTTTGGGCGCAACCGATATTGCCGAAGTTTCCAAAGTGGATCTAGTGTTGTTTGTCACGGCGGGTGACCTGACTGACCCTGAGTTTCAAGCGGTGAGTCAGTTGCTTAACCGTCAACAGCGCGTGTTGATGGTGTTTAACAAGCAAGACCAATACCTGCCGGATGAGCGGGTGCAAGTGTTGCAATCCCTGCGCGATCGCCTGCAAAACCAGATGGCGACAGAGGACATCATCGCGATCGCCGCACAACCTGCTCCTATCAAAGTGCGCCGCTATGCCGCCGACGGCAGCCTCCAGGAATCGGTAGAGCAATCGACTCCTGACCTCACTGGCTTAACTGAGCGAGTCGCCACAATTCTTCAACAGGAGGGACAACGCCTCGTGTTGGCAACCGTGATGCGGCAAGCCAAAGCGTTGAAAGCCACTATCCAAACCGAACTGAACCAGATTCGTCGCGATCGCGCCCTGCCATTGATCGAGCAATCCCAGTGGATCGCCGCCGCTACTGCCTTTGCCAACCCGGTTCCTAGTTTAGATTTATTAGCAACCGCTGCTATCAATACCCAACTCGTGATGGATCTGGGCGCGATTTACCAGCAGCCTTTCTCGCTGGAGCAGGCAAAAACCGTCGCAGGCAATATGGCGGAATTGATGGTGAAGCTGGGCTTAGTGGAGTTGTCGAGCCAGGCGATCGCCCCTCTACTCAAGAGCCACGTCCTCACCTATGTGGCTGGAGGGTTAATGCAAGGCATCAGTGCTGCCTACCTCACCCGGATTGCCGGACTTAGCCTCATCACCTATTTTGAGGAGCAGAGTTTGTTGATTGAAGCAGGAGCAGAACCCGCCTTCCAACTCGATCGCCTGACGCAAAAGCTAAAAGCGGTCTTCCAGGACAATCAGCGCACTGCTTTCTTGCAAACCCTGGTGAAGCAAGGGATTGGTCGGTTGATGCCGGATGCTCCGACGCAAGCCTCGTTACCTTCCGCTTAG
- a CDS encoding asparaginase, with protein MTRGKRTQAAELEVRLLREGIIESKHYVQATVSDNRGRVLSVAGNAETATFVRSALKPFQALAVTTTGTLERFGLNDRDLAVICSSHHASIEQVRQVFNILWRCDVDPSALQCPIPEGKSSPLQYNCSGKHAGMLAVCQQRNFPLNSYLQRNHPVQKLILSKVADLLKMPAEEFICAHDDCGAPTYFMQLGQMATLYAQLASGDNLDMERIVRAMTHHPSMVAGNGEFDTELMRLTEGELVSKSGAEGVQCVARVGEGLGLAIKVTDGAKRAKHAVAIHLLKQMGWITPAIAETLAETYMTLGKFKRLDVVGELSLL; from the coding sequence ATGACACGGGGAAAACGCACGCAAGCCGCAGAGCTGGAAGTCCGGTTGCTACGGGAAGGCATTATCGAGTCGAAGCACTACGTTCAGGCAACGGTTTCCGATAACCGAGGACGGGTTTTATCAGTTGCTGGAAACGCTGAAACTGCCACTTTTGTTCGCTCCGCACTAAAACCCTTTCAGGCACTAGCCGTCACTACAACAGGCACCCTGGAACGCTTTGGACTGAACGATCGCGACTTAGCCGTGATTTGTAGCTCTCACCACGCTTCTATTGAACAGGTGCGTCAGGTCTTTAATATTCTTTGGCGATGCGATGTGGATCCGTCTGCCCTTCAGTGCCCTATCCCTGAAGGTAAAAGTAGCCCCCTGCAATACAATTGCTCTGGCAAACATGCAGGAATGCTGGCGGTGTGCCAACAGCGCAACTTTCCGCTCAATAGCTACTTGCAACGTAACCATCCCGTTCAAAAGCTAATTCTTAGTAAGGTGGCTGACCTGCTCAAAATGCCCGCTGAAGAGTTTATCTGTGCCCACGATGATTGTGGTGCGCCAACCTACTTTATGCAGTTGGGGCAGATGGCGACCTTATACGCTCAACTCGCATCGGGCGATAACCTCGATATGGAACGGATTGTTCGCGCCATGACCCATCATCCCTCAATGGTGGCGGGTAACGGCGAATTTGACACCGAGTTGATGCGACTGACGGAGGGTGAGTTGGTTAGTAAGTCCGGAGCCGAGGGGGTACAGTGTGTTGCCCGTGTCGGGGAGGGGTTAGGCTTAGCTATCAAAGTTACCGATGGCGCAAAACGAGCAAAACATGCGGTGGCGATTCACTTGCTGAAGCAGATGGGTTGGATTACTCCGGCGATCGCAGAAACCTTGGCAGAGACTTACATGACCCTGGGTAAGTTCAAACGCCTGGATGTCGTGGGTGAACTCTCGCTGCTGTAA
- a CDS encoding CGLD27 family protein encodes MKSSAPVCPVPTEQQPLNEYQSLRESWFYVWATQDWGGYLKPIVILWLVSWLVAAPVALISFPWEKDPLHFVLSGAGGACVLPILALLQLYLGWVYVRNRLFEATIFYEESGWYDGQTWTKPDEVLQRDRLIVTYEIRPILKRLQYTFLIILGLFGVGAIVWNFL; translated from the coding sequence ATGAAATCTTCTGCCCCTGTTTGTCCGGTTCCGACTGAACAGCAACCTTTAAATGAATATCAAAGCCTGCGGGAATCCTGGTTCTATGTCTGGGCAACGCAGGATTGGGGCGGTTATCTCAAGCCCATCGTGATCCTCTGGTTGGTCAGCTGGTTGGTCGCTGCTCCGGTGGCGTTAATCAGCTTCCCGTGGGAAAAAGATCCACTGCACTTTGTTTTGAGTGGGGCGGGTGGAGCTTGCGTGCTGCCAATATTGGCATTGTTGCAACTCTATTTGGGTTGGGTTTATGTGCGAAACCGTCTGTTTGAAGCAACCATTTTTTATGAAGAGTCGGGGTGGTATGACGGGCAAACCTGGACGAAGCCCGATGAGGTGCTCCAACGCGATCGCCTGATTGTCACCTACGAAATTCGCCCGATTCTCAAACGCTTGCAATATACCTTTCTCATCATTCTGGGATTGTTTGGCGTTGGGGCGATCGTCTGGAATTTTCTTTAG
- the rsfS gene encoding ribosome silencing factor has translation MTHFSNIETTSSTLVAAKQNQSASAPTATESSYQLALAIAQAMDDRKGADIVVLDVSDVSYLADYFVIATGFSSVQVRAIARSIEDHVEENLHRLPVQLEGQTEGSWVLLDYGDVIAHIFLPEEREFYNLEAFWGHAKRTSFAAINLTSGQG, from the coding sequence ATGACCCATTTCTCTAACATCGAGACAACATCTTCAACCCTTGTGGCTGCGAAACAAAATCAATCGGCTTCCGCGCCAACCGCTACAGAGAGCAGCTATCAACTGGCACTGGCGATCGCCCAGGCAATGGATGACCGCAAAGGGGCAGACATTGTGGTGTTGGATGTCTCAGACGTGTCTTATTTGGCAGATTATTTTGTGATCGCCACTGGATTTTCGAGTGTGCAAGTGCGGGCGATCGCTCGTTCGATTGAAGACCACGTTGAAGAAAATTTGCACCGTTTACCTGTCCAACTGGAAGGGCAGACTGAGGGAAGCTGGGTGTTGCTCGATTACGGCGACGTCATTGCCCACATCTTCTTGCCCGAAGAGCGGGAGTTTTACAACTTAGAAGCGTTTTGGGGTCATGCCAAGCGCACATCTTTTGCCGCAATTAATCTCACCAGTGGGCAAGGATAG
- the yqeK gene encoding bis(5'-nucleosyl)-tetraphosphatase (symmetrical) YqeK, whose protein sequence is MGKVSGSLRQRVLDWLADNVPESRIKHILGVEEMAIALAQLHQENVEKAAQAGLMHDLAKYFKPRRLLEMAKSEGLSLDPVDEINPHLLHADISAIVAREEFGITDPDILEAIANHTLGKPGMSALSCIVFVADSLELGRGDTPELEQLRQVSREDLGQAVWMTCDYSFRYLLETRRLIHPRTVLTRNWFLHQSTRSTLSKTDFIPPSSLSA, encoded by the coding sequence ATGGGAAAAGTATCTGGATCACTGCGTCAGCGCGTGTTGGATTGGTTGGCTGACAATGTTCCCGAATCCCGTATCAAACACATTTTAGGTGTGGAAGAGATGGCGATCGCCCTCGCCCAACTCCACCAAGAAAATGTTGAAAAAGCTGCCCAAGCGGGCTTAATGCATGATCTTGCAAAGTATTTTAAGCCGCGTCGATTGCTAGAGATGGCAAAATCAGAGGGCTTGTCCCTCGATCCGGTGGATGAGATCAACCCTCATTTACTTCATGCTGATATCAGCGCGATCGTGGCGCGAGAAGAGTTTGGCATCACAGATCCCGATATTCTGGAGGCGATCGCCAATCACACGCTGGGTAAGCCTGGAATGAGTGCCCTCAGCTGTATCGTGTTTGTGGCAGACTCTCTCGAACTTGGCAGGGGAGACACCCCCGAGCTAGAGCAGTTGCGTCAGGTCAGCCGCGAGGACTTAGGACAAGCCGTCTGGATGACATGTGACTACTCATTCCGCTATCTCCTGGAGACTCGTCGGCTCATTCATCCACGCACCGTTTTAACCCGCAACTGGTTTTTACACCAATCCACCCGTTCTACTCTGTCTAAAACCGATTTCATTCCACCCTCTTCCCTCTCGGCTTAA
- a CDS encoding TetR/AcrR family transcriptional regulator, whose protein sequence is MLSNSSEKTLIDRDKPEQILKGAMQVFLHHGYAETSMDRIAIEAGVSKHTIYSHFQNKEGLFIALFERLVLRHFQMEFEESTPDSVHDDSCECELPITEPPDITLRRIAQIFLARMDDPEYIAFVRLLFAESGRFPELAQLYMREVVQKGDIVLSHYFKSHPAIHLPDPDIAARIFSGSLIAFILSQEVLHGKEFFAISRDRMIDGLIATLLGGAVTPPCANESLR, encoded by the coding sequence ATGTTAAGTAATTCATCTGAAAAAACACTGATTGACAGAGACAAGCCAGAGCAGATCCTGAAAGGGGCAATGCAGGTCTTTTTACACCATGGCTACGCCGAAACCAGCATGGATCGCATCGCTATCGAAGCGGGCGTTTCCAAGCACACGATCTATAGCCACTTCCAAAATAAAGAGGGCTTGTTTATTGCTCTGTTTGAACGATTAGTGCTGCGTCACTTTCAGATGGAGTTTGAAGAATCGACCCCCGACTCTGTTCACGATGACTCCTGTGAGTGCGAGCTACCCATTACAGAACCGCCAGACATCACGCTGCGACGGATTGCTCAAATTTTTCTGGCACGCATGGACGACCCCGAATACATCGCCTTCGTTCGCCTGCTCTTTGCTGAGTCCGGGCGGTTTCCGGAGTTGGCGCAGTTGTATATGCGGGAAGTCGTGCAAAAAGGTGACATTGTATTAAGTCACTATTTCAAATCTCACCCTGCTATTCATCTGCCTGACCCCGACATCGCTGCCCGCATCTTCTCTGGGAGCCTGATTGCCTTCATCTTGAGCCAGGAAGTGTTGCACGGGAAAGAGTTTTTTGCCATCAGCCGCGATCGCATGATTGATGGGCTGATCGCAACCTTATTGGGTGGTGCGGTTACACCCCCTTGTGCAAATGAGTCCCTACGTTAA